In Anopheles gambiae chromosome 2, idAnoGambNW_F1_1, whole genome shotgun sequence, a single window of DNA contains:
- the LOC1276178 gene encoding voltage-dependent calcium channel subunit alpha-2/delta-3 isoform X4: MLYTGGRSSCGILAFTFLLFFAISITRSADEPTTTIKYNVVQAWAAKLGGELWHLGDFITRRKEVEESFKQAQVVNKNGAKIVEEMAKDLKYMMDAKVSAVKRIMDTAENTAISFDEEPVNQSFQYYNAKQMIEPGEIITTPIPMIDEDPADITTPIPPKEIVLTKKRHFFNEAVNTTVSSVHVPTNVYDRATEVIKAIKWSEALDSIFYNNYIGDPTLTWQYFGSSSGFLRQFPATKWEQDPVDLYDCRLRSWYIEAANSPKDMLILVDSSGSMTGQRKDIAKHVVSNILDTLGPNDYVNIFTFSEEVAEVVPCFRDTLVQANMGNIRELKLGMDNIETNEIANVSAALTRAFELLEQFRETRNGARCNQAIMLVSDGVPYSFDEVFEQFNWKELPFIPVRVFTYLIGREVADVKEIKEMACRNQGYYVHLSTMAEVREEVLNYIPVIARPLVLNKREHPVVWSEIYADVEDPKMTDWLWEIKERAEQKERFIDYRKNRVLFYSPEEQHRRMIMKQRMNQDPYSNTQKYNFMTTVSVPVFDRRENATRVANILGVAGADVPIAEIKKYLKPHLLGVNGYAFIVTNNGYILTHPDFRPVFQDILKPAYNTVDMIEVELTDDDQGPREFNNQLLNMRESIINQSTGAKWIRVKYHFDEMKRVSRTKRQYYWTPIKNTPFTLVVTYPETYGLNRLQIRTEDEIHRIHAKGSNVASFFTGNNWKIHPDWVYCKYLNEHPNETFATPELELKHFLERMKLGGWKWPSNRTPPPPEHAMFSNITGKLPDKDYYYCDRGLMQALVYDAKVTEWFSKNVSGSGGNKDEKGPSPIAVLMGLLPRNEFKQRFGITVSFLATHSGLTRWQEYATGADESKQAEPDFSETHNRAIDEVWYKRAVELYYSNRNRKGADGENGKDDSDRNSFVYSVPFDAGNRNDTLVTASHAIFHADGAREAPVAVVGFQFHHSALYTLFKNITSQCGHGDPRCEKTCFTGDYQCYVIDNNGFVVISEQLQETGAFFGEVKPAFMQRLLDDSIFRNVTVYDYQAVCFMAKGSINLGTVLQTPLRLLWWLLTNTFSYLVWVVMQLFLSLARAYDEMYDTGAYDVVPELGDLDDPTLNRYKEPEFNKVLINRTRPEPCDHVITLYELNMDVDPSVYTKEAHQCERPYVVLPIPSSNLLLLVLDTLCPLPTHVPQLSTWPVEHDYNASLACHKARSDPLPRRRPLTCINKHANESVIELCGDGSIPRLNVALLLALLAFGQCIGRRYTAGALFAYL; this comes from the exons ATGTTGTACACGGGCGGCAGAAGTAGCTGCGGGATACTAGCGTTCACGTTTCTGCTGTTCTTTGCCATCTCGATTACCCGCAGTGCCGATGAGCCGACGACAACAATCAAGTACAACGT TGTCCAAGCCTGGGCGGCCAAACTGGGCGGTGAGCTGTGGCATTTGGGGGATTTTATAACGAGAAGAAAGGAGGTGGAAGAG AGTTTTAAACAAGCGCAGGTAGTTAacaaaaatggagcaaaaatcGTGGAAGAGATGGCCAAGGATCTCAAGTACATGATGGATGCGAAAGTGAGCGCCGTGAAG CGCATCATGGATACGGCAGAGAACACTGCCATATCGTTCGACGAGGAGCCGGTGAACCAAAGCTTCCAGTACTACAACGCGAAGCAGATGATCGAGCCGGGCGAAATCATCACCACGCCGATCCCGATGATCGACGAGGACCCGGCCGACATTACCACGCCGATACCGCCGAAGGAGATCGTGCTGACGAAGAAGCGCCACTTCTTCAACGAGGCCGTCAACACGACGGTCAGCTCGGTGCACGTGCCGACGAATGTGTACGACCGGGCGACCGAGGTGATCAAGGCGATCAAGTGGTCCGAGGCGCTCGACTCCATCTTCTACAACAACTACATCGGCGACCCGACGCTGACGTGGCAGTACTTTGGCAGCTCGAGCGGCTTCCTGCGCCAGTTCCCGGCGACCAAGTGGGAGCAGGACCCGGTCGACCTGTACGACTGCCGGCTGCGCTCCTGGTACATCGAGGCGGCCAACAGCCCCAAGGATATGCTGATCCTCGTGGACAGCTCCGGCTCGATGACGGGCCAGCGGAAGGACATTGCCAAGCACGTCGTCTCGAACATCCTCGACACGCTCGGACCGAACGACTACGTCAACATTTTCACCTTCTCGGAAGAGGTGGCGGAAGTGGTGCCGTGCTTTCGCGACACGCTCGTGCAGGCCAACATGGGCAACATTCGCGAGCTGAAGCTCGGTATGGACAACATAGAGACCAATGAGATCGCTAACGTTTCAGCCGCCCTCACGAGGGCGTTCGAGCTGCTGGAACAGTTCCGGGAAACCCGCAACGGGGCCCGGTGCAACCAAGCGATCATGTTGGTCTCGGATGGTGTTCCATACAGCTTCGACGAGGTGTTCGAGCAGTTTAATTGGAAGGAGCTTCCGTTCATACCGGTGCGCGTGTTTACGTACCTGATCGGGCGCGAGGTGGCGGACGTGAAGGAGATCAAGGAGATGGCGTGTCGCAATCAGGGTTATTACGTGCATCTCAGTACGATGGCGGAGGTGCGGGAGGAAGTGCTGAACTATATACCGGTCATTGCGCGACCGCTGGTGCTGAACAAGCGCGAACATCCGGTGGTTTGGTCGGAGATATATGCGGACGTTGAG GATCCCAAAATGACCGACTGGCTATGGGAGATTAAGGAGCGAGCCGAGCAGAAGGAACGCTTCatcgattatcgcaaaaatcgGGTGCTGTTCTACTCGCCGGAAGAGCAACATCGGCGCATGATCATGAAGCAACGCATG AACCAGGACCCGTACTCGAACACTCAGAAGTACAACTTCATGACGACCGTCTCGGTGCCGGTGTTTGATCGCCGAGAGAATGCG ACGCGGGTGGCCAACATACTCGGTGTGGCTGGAGCCGATGTGCCAATagcggaaataaaaaaataccttAAACCTCACCTG CTTGGTGTAAATGGATACGCCTTCATTGTTACCAACAATGGCTACATCCTCACGCATCCTGACTTCCGTCCAGTT TTTCAAGATATTCTCAAGCCAGCCTACAACACGGTCGACATGATCGAGGTCGAGTTGACCGATGACGACCAAGGGCCACGAGAGTTTAACAACCAACTGCTTAAC ATGCGTGAATCTATCATTAATCAGTCGACTGGAGCCAAGTGGATACGGGTGAAGTACCACTTTGATGAGATG AAACGGGTATCGCGTACGAAGCGCCAGTACTACTGGACACCGATCAAGAACACCCCGTTCACGCTGGTGGTCACGTATCCCGAGACGTACGGGCTCAATCGGCTGCAGATACGCACGGAGGACGAGATCCACCGTATTCACGCGAAAGGCAGCAACGTGGCCAGCTTCTTCACCGGTAACAATTGGAAAATCCATCCGGATTG GGTGTActgtaaatatttaaacgaacACCCGAACGAAACGTTCGCCACGCCGGAGCTGGAGCTGAAGCATTTCCTCGAGCGCATGAAGCTCGGTGGCTGGAAGTGGCCGTCAAACCGCACACCGCCCCCACCGGAACATGCCATGTtct CTAATATAACGGGCAAATTGCCAGATAAGGACTATTATTACT GCGATCGCGGTTTGATGCAAGCGCTCGTCTACGACGCAAAGGTAACGGAATGGTTCTCGAAGAACGTTAGCGGGAGTGGCGGAAACAAGGACGAGAAAGG TCCAAGTCCTATCGCTGTATTGATGGGTTTGCTGCCAAG GAACGAGTTTAAACAGCGCTTTGGCATCACCGTCTCTTTTCTGGCCACGCACTCAGGGCTAACGCGATGGCAGGAGTACGCCACCGGTGCGGACGAATCGAAACAAGCCGA ACCCGATTTTAGCGAAACGCACAACCGAGCGATCGACGAGGTGTGGTACAAGCGGGCGGTAGAGCTGTACTACAGCAACCGCAACCGGAAGGGTGCGGACGGCGAGAACGGCAAGGACGATAGCGATCGGAACAGCTTCGTCTACTCGGTACCGTTCGATGCGGGCAACCGGAACGACACGCTCGTCACCGCCAGCCATGCGATTTTCCACGCGGACGGGGCGCGCGAAGCGCCGGTCGCGGTGGTCGGCTTCCAGTTCCACCACTCGGCGCTGTACACGCTGTTCAAGAACATTACCAGCCAGTGCGGCCACGGTGATCCGCGGTGCGAGAAGACCTGCTTCACCGGCGACTACCAGTGCTACGTGATCGACAACAACGGGTTCGTGGTGATCAGCGAGCAGCTGCAGGAGACGGGCGCCTTCTTCGGCGAGGTGAAGCCCGCCTTCATGCAGCGCCTGCTGGACGACAGCATCTTTCGCAATGTGACCGTGTACGACTACCAGGCGGTGTGCTTCATGGCGAAGGGTTCGATCAATCTCGGCACGGTACTGCAGACGCCGCTGCGATTGCTCTGGTGGCTGCTGACCAACACGTTCTCGTACCTGGTGTGGGTGGTGATGCAGCTGTTTCTCAGCCTGGCACGGGCGTACGATGAAA TGTACGACACCGGAGCGTATGATGTGGTGCCCGAGCTGGGCGATCTCGACGATCCAACGCTGAACCGGTACAAGGAGCCCGAGTTTAACAAGGTGCTGATCAACCGTACACGTCCCGAGCCGTGCGATCACGTGATCACGCTGTACGAGCTAAACATGGACGTCGACCCGTCGGTATACACGAAGGAGGCCCACCAGTGCGAACG TCCCTACGTAGTGCTGCCGATTCCGTCCAgcaatctgctgctgctcgtgctgGACACGCTCTGCCCACTGCCCACCCACGTGCCACAGCTGTCGACGTGGCCAGTGGAGCACGATTACAATGCTTCGCTCGCCTGCCACAAAGCCCGGAGCGATCCGCTGCCGCGTCGAAGGCCGCTCACCTGCATCAACAAGCACGCGAAT GAAAGTGTGATTGAGCTGTGCGGTGACGGTAGCATACCGAGGCTAAATGTTGCTTTGCTGCTTGCCCTGCTAGCGTTCGGCCAGTGCATCGGGCGGCGGTACACTGCCGGCGCCCTCTTCGCTTACCTCTGA
- the LOC1276178 gene encoding voltage-dependent calcium channel subunit alpha-2/delta-3 isoform X3, translating into MLYTGGRSSCGILAFTFLLFFAISITRSADEPTTTIKYNVVQAWAAKLGGELWHLGDFITRRKEVEESFKQAQVVNKNGAKIVEEMAKDLKYMMDAKVSAVKRIMDTAENTAISFDEEPVNQSFQYYNAKQMIEPGEIITTPIPMIDEDPADITTPIPPKEIVLTKKRHFFNEAVNTTVSSVHVPTNVYDRATEVIKAIKWSEALDSIFYNNYIGDPTLTWQYFGSSSGFLRQFPATKWEQDPVDLYDCRLRSWYIEAANSPKDMLILVDSSGSMTGQRKDIAKHVVSNILDTLGPNDYVNIFTFSEEVAEVVPCFRDTLVQANMGNIRELKLGMDNIETNEIANVSAALTRAFELLEQFRETRNGARCNQAIMLVSDGVPYSFDEVFEQFNWKELPFIPVRVFTYLIGREVADVKEIKEMACRNQGYYVHLSTMAEVREEVLNYIPVIARPLVLNKREHPVVWSEIYADVEDPKMTDWLWEIKERAEQKERFIDYRKNRVLFYSPEEQHRRMIMKQRMNQDPYSNTQKYNFMTTVSVPVFDRRENANITEDILMNEAYWVTITRETRVANILGVAGADVPIAEIKKYLKPHLLGVNGYAFIVTNNGYILTHPDFRPVFQDILKPAYNTVDMIEVELTDDDQGPREFNNQLLNMRESIINQSTGAKWIRVKYHFDEMKRVSRTKRQYYWTPIKNTPFTLVVTYPETYGLNRLQIRTEDEIHRIHAKGSNVASFFTGNNWKIHPDWVYCKYLNEHPNETFATPELELKHFLERMKLGGWKWPSNRTPPPPEHAMFCDRGLMQALVYDAKVTEWFSKNVSGSGGNKDEKGPSPIAVLMGLLPRNEFKQRFGITVSFLATHSGLTRWQEYATGADESKQAEPDFSETHNRAIDEVWYKRAVELYYSNRNRKGADGENGKDDSDRNSFVYSVPFDAGNRNDTLVTASHAIFHADGAREAPVAVVGFQFHHSALYTLFKNITSQCGHGDPRCEKTCFTGDYQCYVIDNNGFVVISEQLQETGAFFGEVKPAFMQRLLDDSIFRNVTVYDYQAVCFMAKGSINLGTVLQTPLRLLWWLLTNTFSYLVWVVMQLFLSLARAYDEMYDTGAYDVVPELGDLDDPTLNRYKEPEFNKVLINRTRPEPCDHVITLYELNMDVDPSVYTKEAHQCERPYVVLPIPSSNLLLLVLDTLCPLPTHVPQLSTWPVEHDYNASLACHKARSDPLPRRRPLTCINKHANESVIELCGDGSIPRLNVALLLALLAFGQCIGRRYTAGALFAYL; encoded by the exons ATGTTGTACACGGGCGGCAGAAGTAGCTGCGGGATACTAGCGTTCACGTTTCTGCTGTTCTTTGCCATCTCGATTACCCGCAGTGCCGATGAGCCGACGACAACAATCAAGTACAACGT TGTCCAAGCCTGGGCGGCCAAACTGGGCGGTGAGCTGTGGCATTTGGGGGATTTTATAACGAGAAGAAAGGAGGTGGAAGAG AGTTTTAAACAAGCGCAGGTAGTTAacaaaaatggagcaaaaatcGTGGAAGAGATGGCCAAGGATCTCAAGTACATGATGGATGCGAAAGTGAGCGCCGTGAAG CGCATCATGGATACGGCAGAGAACACTGCCATATCGTTCGACGAGGAGCCGGTGAACCAAAGCTTCCAGTACTACAACGCGAAGCAGATGATCGAGCCGGGCGAAATCATCACCACGCCGATCCCGATGATCGACGAGGACCCGGCCGACATTACCACGCCGATACCGCCGAAGGAGATCGTGCTGACGAAGAAGCGCCACTTCTTCAACGAGGCCGTCAACACGACGGTCAGCTCGGTGCACGTGCCGACGAATGTGTACGACCGGGCGACCGAGGTGATCAAGGCGATCAAGTGGTCCGAGGCGCTCGACTCCATCTTCTACAACAACTACATCGGCGACCCGACGCTGACGTGGCAGTACTTTGGCAGCTCGAGCGGCTTCCTGCGCCAGTTCCCGGCGACCAAGTGGGAGCAGGACCCGGTCGACCTGTACGACTGCCGGCTGCGCTCCTGGTACATCGAGGCGGCCAACAGCCCCAAGGATATGCTGATCCTCGTGGACAGCTCCGGCTCGATGACGGGCCAGCGGAAGGACATTGCCAAGCACGTCGTCTCGAACATCCTCGACACGCTCGGACCGAACGACTACGTCAACATTTTCACCTTCTCGGAAGAGGTGGCGGAAGTGGTGCCGTGCTTTCGCGACACGCTCGTGCAGGCCAACATGGGCAACATTCGCGAGCTGAAGCTCGGTATGGACAACATAGAGACCAATGAGATCGCTAACGTTTCAGCCGCCCTCACGAGGGCGTTCGAGCTGCTGGAACAGTTCCGGGAAACCCGCAACGGGGCCCGGTGCAACCAAGCGATCATGTTGGTCTCGGATGGTGTTCCATACAGCTTCGACGAGGTGTTCGAGCAGTTTAATTGGAAGGAGCTTCCGTTCATACCGGTGCGCGTGTTTACGTACCTGATCGGGCGCGAGGTGGCGGACGTGAAGGAGATCAAGGAGATGGCGTGTCGCAATCAGGGTTATTACGTGCATCTCAGTACGATGGCGGAGGTGCGGGAGGAAGTGCTGAACTATATACCGGTCATTGCGCGACCGCTGGTGCTGAACAAGCGCGAACATCCGGTGGTTTGGTCGGAGATATATGCGGACGTTGAG GATCCCAAAATGACCGACTGGCTATGGGAGATTAAGGAGCGAGCCGAGCAGAAGGAACGCTTCatcgattatcgcaaaaatcgGGTGCTGTTCTACTCGCCGGAAGAGCAACATCGGCGCATGATCATGAAGCAACGCATG AACCAGGACCCGTACTCGAACACTCAGAAGTACAACTTCATGACGACCGTCTCGGTGCCGGTGTTTGATCGCCGAGAGAATGCG AACATCACCGAAGATATACTGATGAACGAGGCATACTGGGTGACGATCACTCGCGAG ACGCGGGTGGCCAACATACTCGGTGTGGCTGGAGCCGATGTGCCAATagcggaaataaaaaaataccttAAACCTCACCTG CTTGGTGTAAATGGATACGCCTTCATTGTTACCAACAATGGCTACATCCTCACGCATCCTGACTTCCGTCCAGTT TTTCAAGATATTCTCAAGCCAGCCTACAACACGGTCGACATGATCGAGGTCGAGTTGACCGATGACGACCAAGGGCCACGAGAGTTTAACAACCAACTGCTTAAC ATGCGTGAATCTATCATTAATCAGTCGACTGGAGCCAAGTGGATACGGGTGAAGTACCACTTTGATGAGATG AAACGGGTATCGCGTACGAAGCGCCAGTACTACTGGACACCGATCAAGAACACCCCGTTCACGCTGGTGGTCACGTATCCCGAGACGTACGGGCTCAATCGGCTGCAGATACGCACGGAGGACGAGATCCACCGTATTCACGCGAAAGGCAGCAACGTGGCCAGCTTCTTCACCGGTAACAATTGGAAAATCCATCCGGATTG GGTGTActgtaaatatttaaacgaacACCCGAACGAAACGTTCGCCACGCCGGAGCTGGAGCTGAAGCATTTCCTCGAGCGCATGAAGCTCGGTGGCTGGAAGTGGCCGTCAAACCGCACACCGCCCCCACCGGAACATGCCATGTtct GCGATCGCGGTTTGATGCAAGCGCTCGTCTACGACGCAAAGGTAACGGAATGGTTCTCGAAGAACGTTAGCGGGAGTGGCGGAAACAAGGACGAGAAAGG TCCAAGTCCTATCGCTGTATTGATGGGTTTGCTGCCAAG GAACGAGTTTAAACAGCGCTTTGGCATCACCGTCTCTTTTCTGGCCACGCACTCAGGGCTAACGCGATGGCAGGAGTACGCCACCGGTGCGGACGAATCGAAACAAGCCGA ACCCGATTTTAGCGAAACGCACAACCGAGCGATCGACGAGGTGTGGTACAAGCGGGCGGTAGAGCTGTACTACAGCAACCGCAACCGGAAGGGTGCGGACGGCGAGAACGGCAAGGACGATAGCGATCGGAACAGCTTCGTCTACTCGGTACCGTTCGATGCGGGCAACCGGAACGACACGCTCGTCACCGCCAGCCATGCGATTTTCCACGCGGACGGGGCGCGCGAAGCGCCGGTCGCGGTGGTCGGCTTCCAGTTCCACCACTCGGCGCTGTACACGCTGTTCAAGAACATTACCAGCCAGTGCGGCCACGGTGATCCGCGGTGCGAGAAGACCTGCTTCACCGGCGACTACCAGTGCTACGTGATCGACAACAACGGGTTCGTGGTGATCAGCGAGCAGCTGCAGGAGACGGGCGCCTTCTTCGGCGAGGTGAAGCCCGCCTTCATGCAGCGCCTGCTGGACGACAGCATCTTTCGCAATGTGACCGTGTACGACTACCAGGCGGTGTGCTTCATGGCGAAGGGTTCGATCAATCTCGGCACGGTACTGCAGACGCCGCTGCGATTGCTCTGGTGGCTGCTGACCAACACGTTCTCGTACCTGGTGTGGGTGGTGATGCAGCTGTTTCTCAGCCTGGCACGGGCGTACGATGAAA TGTACGACACCGGAGCGTATGATGTGGTGCCCGAGCTGGGCGATCTCGACGATCCAACGCTGAACCGGTACAAGGAGCCCGAGTTTAACAAGGTGCTGATCAACCGTACACGTCCCGAGCCGTGCGATCACGTGATCACGCTGTACGAGCTAAACATGGACGTCGACCCGTCGGTATACACGAAGGAGGCCCACCAGTGCGAACG TCCCTACGTAGTGCTGCCGATTCCGTCCAgcaatctgctgctgctcgtgctgGACACGCTCTGCCCACTGCCCACCCACGTGCCACAGCTGTCGACGTGGCCAGTGGAGCACGATTACAATGCTTCGCTCGCCTGCCACAAAGCCCGGAGCGATCCGCTGCCGCGTCGAAGGCCGCTCACCTGCATCAACAAGCACGCGAAT GAAAGTGTGATTGAGCTGTGCGGTGACGGTAGCATACCGAGGCTAAATGTTGCTTTGCTGCTTGCCCTGCTAGCGTTCGGCCAGTGCATCGGGCGGCGGTACACTGCCGGCGCCCTCTTCGCTTACCTCTGA